One segment of Argiope bruennichi chromosome 11, qqArgBrue1.1, whole genome shotgun sequence DNA contains the following:
- the LOC129956816 gene encoding uncharacterized protein LOC129956816 — protein MIRRGLDNVILRCRELCQQFMVDMYAKIESERLRYLRYNQQKLRAEEYIHLRDAINNNADVAKIGNHVILPSSYVGSPRHMQEYIQDALTFVREYGRPCLFITFTCNPKWPEITSLLLPGQNAIHRHDITARVFRQKLKSLISFITKSHVFGPTRCWMYSVEWQKRGLPHAHILVWFIDKIRPEEIDSIISAEIPDPSTDQLLFDIVTTNMIHGPCGTLNSSSPCMADGKCTKNFPKDFTNDTVTNVDGYPIYRRRNPENGGQSFIKNIINTDIDIDNRWVVPYSPLLSKTYNAHINVEFCSSVKSIKYICKYVHKGSDMAVFRVENTNVNAPPVNKNDEITLYQIGRYISSNEAAWRIFGFPIHERDPAVVQLAIHLENGQRVFFTNETAIDRAINPPKTTLTAFFELCNRADDFGAFARTLLYSQVPRYFTWTQTKTWMPRKQGSPVVACLNLFKSNALGRLFTVNPRHTECFYLRLLLVNVTGPLSFQDIRKVNGQQYPTYKDACLALGLLEDDNQWECMLAEAALNCTAIQIRLLFAIVLTTCFPARAQILWEITKIQ, from the coding sequence ATGATTAGACGTGGCCTGGACAACGTCATTTTACGATGTCGTGAGCTTTGTCAACAATTCATGGTCGACATGTACGCGAAGATTGAGAGCGAACGACTACGATACTTACGATATAATCAACAAAAGCTGCGCGCGGAAGAGTACATTCATTTGCGAGACGCTATCAACAACAACGCCGACGTCGCCAAAATTGGTAACCATGTCATTTTACCATCATCGTACGTAGGCAGTCCACGTCATATGCAAGAATATATACAGGATGCTCTGACTTTCGTGCGCGAATATGGACGACCATGTTTATTTATCACTTTCACATGTAATCCAAAATGGCCAGAGATTACATCTTTGCTACTGCCTGGCCAAAATGCAATACATCGCCATGACATTACAGCACGTGTGTTCAGACAAAAGTTGAAGTCTTTAATAAGTTTCATTACTAAATCACATGTATTTGGTCCCACACGTTGCTGGATGTATTCGGTTGAGTGGCAAAAGCGAGGATTACCTCATGCACACATTTTGGTTTGGTTCATCGACAAAATCCGTCCTGAAGAAATCGATAGTATCATTTCTGCGGAAATTCCAGATCCATCCACTGACCAACTGCTGTTTGATATTGTTACAACAAACATGATTCATGGTCCATGTGGTACTCTTAATAGTTCATCGCCTTGCATGGCTGATggaaaatgtactaaaaatttccCTAAAGATTTTACCAATGATACGGTCACAAATGTCGACGGATACCCAATATATCGTCGAAGAAATCCTGAAAATGGCGGacagtcatttattaaaaatatcatcaacacAGACATTGATATTGACAATCGTTGGGTGGTGCCATATTCGCCTCTGCTGAGCAAGACATATAATGCTCATATTAATGTTGAGTTCTGCAGTTCTGTGAAGAGCATCAAATACATTTGCAAGTATGTCCATAAAGGCAGTGATATGGCTGTGTTTAGAGTGGAAAATACTAATGTGAATGCTCCTCCAGTGAATAAAAACGATGAAATAACGCTCTACCAAATTGGTCGGTACATCAGCTCCAATGAAGCTGCTTGGCGTATCTTTGGTTTTCCAATTCATGAACGGGATCCAGCAGTTGTTCAGTTAGCCATCCATCTTGAAAACGGTCAGCGTGTATTCTTCACGAACGAGACAGCGATTGATCGTGCAATAAATCCACCTAAAACTACACTCACTGCATTTTTTGAATTGTGTAATCGTGCGGATGATTTTGGTGCCTTTGCACGAACATTACTCTATTCACAAGTACCACGCTATTTCACATGGACTCAAACAAAAACATGGATGCCCCGCAAGCAAGGCTCACCAGTTGTTGCATgtctcaatttatttaaatcaaacgcCTTGGGGCGATTATTTACAGTCAATCCAAGACACACGGAGTGCTTTTATCTTCGACTGTTGTTGGTTAATGTTACTGGCCCATTATCATTTCAAGATATACGTAAAGTGAATGGGCAACAATATCCAACGTATAAAGATGCATGCCTTGCACTCGGCTTGCTGGAAGACGACAACCAGTGGGAATGCATGCTTGCTGAAGCTGCATTGAACTGTACAGCAATACAAATTCGTCTACTATTCGCTATAGTGTTGACTACATGTTTCCCAGCCCGAGCACAGATATTATGGGAAATCACAAAGATTCAATGA
- the LOC129957428 gene encoding ATP-dependent DNA helicase PIF1-like: MATVLKRCKIIIWDECTMAHKHSLEALNRTLKDIKNSDKLFGGTLLVLLGDFRQTLPVIPRSTYADEINACLKSSPLWRNVEKLQLKINMRVQMLQDPSAETFSKQLLDIGDGKVAIDETGYVKLPTDFCTIADSQDTLIEQIFPDVHTQYINHEWLAERAILAAKNVDVDNLNLKIQMLLPGNLVSYKSIDTVCDDSEAVNFPTEFLNSLDLPGMPPHNLQLKVGSPIILLRNLNPPRLCNGTRLVIQKLMKNVIEARILNGKFRGENILIPRIPIIPTDVPIQFKRIQFPIRLAFAMTINKSQGQTMSVCGLDLRTPCFSHGQLYVACSRVGKPSSLFVLAKDGLTKNIVHAIALRD; this comes from the coding sequence ATGGCCACTGTgctgaaacggtgtaaaattattatttgggatGAATGTACTATGGCACACAAACATTCACTTGAGGCGTTGAACAGGacattgaaagatattaaaaacagtGACAAACTATTTGGCGGAACTCTGTTGGTCCTTTTAGGTGATTTCAGACAAACACTTCCAGTCATTCCACGTTCAAcatacgctgatgagatcaacgcttgcttaaAATCATCTCCattgtggcgtaatgttgaaaaattacagctaaaaataaatatgcgcgTTCAAATGCTTCAAGATCCATCcgctgaaacattttcaaaacaactcttagatatcggtgatggaaaagttgctatAGATGAAACTGGATACGTAAAATTACCGACCGATTTCTGCACTATCGCTGATTCGCAAGATACTCTCATTGAACAAATATTTCCCGATGTACACACACAGTACATAAATCATGAGTGGCTTGCAGAAAGAGCGATTTTAGCGGCAAAAAATGTAGACGTTGACAATTTAAATCTGAAGATACAAATGTTGTTGCCAGGGAACTTGGTATCATATAAATCTATTGATACAGTTTGCGACGACAGCGAAGCAGTAAATTTTCccacagagtttttgaactcactggatttgccaggcatgccaccgcataatttacaattaaaggtTGGATCTCCAATTATCTTGCTTCGTAATTTGAACCCGCCCCGGCTGTGCAACGGTACGCGATtagtcattcaaaaattaatgaaaaacgtgATTGAAGCCAGGATTTTAAATGGCAAGTTCAGAGGTGAAAATATACTCATACCACGGATTCCTATTATACCTACAGATGTGCCAATTCAATTCAAACGTATTCAGTTTCCGATTAGATTGGCATTTGCAATGACTATCAACAAATCCCAAggtcaaacgatgtctgtttgtgGATTAGATTTGAgaacaccatgtttttcacacggacaattatacgtggcatgctCTCGAGTGGGTAAACCATCCAGTTtgtttgtgttagctaaagatggactaacaaaaaatattgttcacgCTATAGCATTAAGAGATTGA